A genome region from Jeotgalibacillus aurantiacus includes the following:
- the gndA gene encoding NADP-dependent phosphogluconate dehydrogenase: MSKHQFGVAGLAVMGKNLAWNIESRGFSVAVYNRSPEKVDDMLKESEGKNIFGTYSLEEFVNSLEKPRKIMLMVKAGPATDATISGLLPLLDKGDILIDGGNTYYRDTIRRNKELSEYGIHFIGTGVSGGEEGALTGPSIMPGGQKEAYDLVAPIFNEISAKVNGEACSTYIGPDGAGHYVKMVHNGIEYADMQLIAESYFLMKQVLGLNAEELHEVFADWNKGELDSYLIEITADIFKKYDPETGKPMVDVILDKAGQKGTGKWTSQSALDLGTPLPIITESVFARFISALKDERVKASEVLSGPVPTLPEEDKKEWIEAIRRALYMSKIASYAQGFAQMRAASEEYGWDLKFGEIAMIFRGGCIIRAQFLQKIKEAYDRDPKLTNLMLDEYFKGIVENYQSALRDVIALSVKNGIPVPGFSTALAYYDSYRTAVLPANLIQAQRDYFGAHTYERTDKEGTFHTEWME, encoded by the coding sequence ATGTCAAAACATCAATTTGGCGTGGCGGGTTTAGCTGTCATGGGAAAAAACCTTGCATGGAATATTGAAAGCAGAGGTTTTTCGGTAGCTGTATATAACCGCTCTCCTGAAAAAGTGGACGATATGCTGAAAGAATCTGAAGGTAAAAACATCTTCGGTACATACAGCCTGGAGGAGTTTGTAAACTCACTAGAAAAACCAAGAAAAATCATGCTTATGGTAAAAGCCGGACCGGCAACGGATGCTACGATCTCCGGACTGCTGCCATTACTCGATAAAGGCGATATCCTGATCGATGGAGGTAACACGTATTACCGTGATACGATCCGCCGTAATAAAGAGCTGAGTGAATATGGCATTCACTTTATCGGAACAGGTGTATCCGGTGGAGAGGAAGGCGCGTTAACGGGTCCTTCTATTATGCCTGGCGGTCAGAAAGAAGCATATGACCTTGTGGCACCGATCTTTAATGAAATTTCTGCAAAGGTTAACGGTGAAGCGTGCAGCACGTATATTGGTCCGGATGGCGCCGGTCACTATGTGAAAATGGTGCACAACGGTATTGAATACGCAGATATGCAGCTGATTGCAGAATCCTACTTCCTGATGAAGCAGGTACTTGGATTGAATGCTGAAGAGCTGCATGAAGTTTTTGCAGACTGGAATAAGGGTGAGCTTGACAGCTACCTGATCGAAATTACCGCTGATATTTTCAAAAAATACGATCCGGAAACAGGCAAGCCAATGGTTGATGTCATTCTGGATAAAGCAGGTCAAAAAGGAACAGGTAAATGGACAAGCCAAAGCGCACTTGACCTTGGAACACCGCTTCCAATCATCACTGAATCCGTATTTGCACGTTTTATTTCTGCACTAAAGGATGAGCGCGTAAAAGCAAGTGAAGTGCTGAGCGGTCCGGTACCAACCCTTCCTGAAGAAGACAAAAAGGAATGGATCGAAGCAATTCGTCGTGCTCTTTACATGTCGAAAATTGCTTCTTATGCACAGGGCTTCGCTCAAATGCGGGCGGCATCTGAAGAATATGGCTGGGATCTGAAGTTTGGTGAAATCGCAATGATTTTCCGCGGAGGCTGTATCATCCGTGCGCAGTTCCTGCAAAAAATTAAGGAAGCCTATGACCGTGATCCGAAGCTGACAAACCTGATGCTTGATGAGTATTTCAAAGGCATCGTTGAAAACTATCAGTCAGCACTTCGTGACGTGATTGCACTGTCAGTTAAAAATGGTATTCCTGTACCTGGCTTCTCAACAGCATTGGCATACTATGACAGCTACCGTACAGCTGTCCTGCCAGCTAACCTGATTCAGGCACAGCGTGATTACTTCGGTGCTCACACATACGAAAGAACGGATAAAGAAGGCACATTCCACACCGAGTGGATGGAATAA
- a CDS encoding DoxX family protein: protein MLKRVYGAFVLFAGVMHFLKERNFRHIVPKFLPFRKAIVLISGVAEVIIGGMLVLNKGTRLAGKLLGWLMIAVWPANMYMAYKKIPLGKIKLSPAVLWGRVAFQIPLIKWAFTISKNAEGKN from the coding sequence ATGTTAAAGCGTGTTTATGGAGCTTTTGTTTTATTTGCCGGTGTCATGCATTTTTTAAAGGAGCGCAACTTCAGGCATATTGTGCCTAAGTTTTTACCGTTTAGAAAGGCAATCGTACTGATCTCCGGTGTTGCTGAAGTCATCATAGGCGGAATGCTTGTATTGAACAAAGGAACAAGACTTGCCGGAAAGCTGCTTGGATGGCTGATGATTGCAGTATGGCCGGCTAATATGTATATGGCTTATAAAAAAATTCCTCTGGGAAAAATAAAGCTTTCTCCTGCTGTTCTCTGGGGCAGAGTGGCTTTTCAGATCCCATTAATTAAATGGGCATTTACTATTTCTAAAAATGCGGAAGGTAAGAACTAA
- the zwf gene encoding glucose-6-phosphate dehydrogenase translates to MNKITTPPTLIMIFGATGDLAKRKLFPSLYQLYLKGSLEKRFAVLGIGRREWTNEQFTQHVRDSLENSSHDQDRIDSFIEHCTYESHDVEDSSSYIKLKERADELDQSFDLDGNRIFYLAMAPEFFGTITDHLKADGLTDTEGFCRLVIEKPFGHDLPSATALNKQIRQSFSEEQIYRIDHYLGKEMVQNIEVIRFANALFEPLWNSRFISNIQVTSSEVLGVEERGRYYEKSGALRDMVQNHMLQMVALLAMEPPISLSTDEIRSEKVRVLRALRPVEGKEVDDYFVRGQYGPDENGEIKGYRENSNVDSDSNTETYVAGKVMIDNFRWAGVPFYIRTGKSMSVKSTKIVVQFKDIPMNLYYNKEHSLDPNLLVIHIQPDEGITLHLNAKKSNLGTDTDCIKLSYSASSVDGINTPEAYEKLLLDCILGDATNFTHWDEVRHSWSFVDKISEHWESTKDETFPNYPAKSMGPAKSDEMLAKDGFEWWPVGEQDLEE, encoded by the coding sequence TTGAATAAGATTACAACACCCCCAACACTCATCATGATTTTCGGCGCAACCGGAGACCTTGCTAAACGCAAACTGTTCCCTTCATTATATCAGCTTTACTTAAAAGGAAGCCTTGAAAAGCGGTTTGCTGTTCTTGGAATCGGACGCCGGGAGTGGACAAATGAACAATTTACACAGCACGTACGTGACTCCCTTGAGAATTCGAGTCACGATCAGGATCGAATTGATTCATTTATCGAACACTGCACGTATGAATCACATGATGTGGAGGATTCATCGTCCTACATAAAACTGAAAGAAAGAGCAGACGAGCTCGATCAGTCATTTGATCTTGATGGCAACCGGATTTTCTATCTGGCAATGGCGCCTGAATTTTTCGGCACGATTACTGATCATTTGAAAGCGGACGGCCTGACCGATACTGAAGGATTTTGCCGACTGGTTATTGAAAAGCCGTTCGGACATGATCTCCCTTCGGCAACTGCCTTAAATAAACAGATCCGTCAGTCCTTTTCAGAGGAGCAGATTTACCGTATCGACCACTACCTTGGTAAGGAAATGGTCCAGAATATTGAAGTCATCCGTTTTGCCAACGCATTGTTTGAACCGCTTTGGAACAGCCGGTTCATCTCAAACATTCAGGTTACGTCCTCAGAGGTGCTCGGTGTAGAAGAGCGCGGCCGTTATTACGAGAAAAGTGGTGCACTCCGGGATATGGTTCAGAACCATATGCTGCAAATGGTTGCCCTGCTTGCCATGGAACCGCCTATCTCCTTGAGCACGGATGAAATCAGAAGTGAAAAAGTCCGCGTATTGCGCGCGCTGAGACCGGTTGAAGGAAAAGAAGTCGATGATTATTTTGTCAGAGGTCAGTACGGCCCTGATGAAAACGGTGAAATTAAAGGGTACCGCGAAAATTCCAATGTGGATTCAGACTCCAACACGGAAACCTATGTTGCCGGAAAAGTGATGATTGATAACTTCCGCTGGGCAGGCGTCCCATTTTATATCCGTACAGGAAAAAGCATGTCTGTGAAATCAACAAAAATTGTTGTTCAGTTCAAGGATATTCCGATGAACCTGTACTATAATAAAGAGCACTCTCTTGACCCGAACCTGCTTGTGATTCATATTCAGCCTGATGAAGGGATCACACTGCATTTAAACGCCAAGAAGAGCAATCTTGGAACAGATACAGACTGCATTAAACTGAGTTATTCAGCAAGCAGTGTTGACGGCATTAACACACCTGAAGCGTATGAAAAACTGCTGCTCGACTGCATTCTTGGTGATGCGACGAACTTTACACACTGGGATGAGGTCAGACATTCCTGGAGTTTTGTTGATAAAATTTCAGAACACTGGGAGTCAACGAAGGATGAAACCTTCCCTAACTACCCGGCTAAATCCATGGGACCTGCAAAAAGCGATGAAATGCTCGCGAAAGACGGCTTCGAGTGGTGGCCTGTCGGTGAACAGGACCTCGAAGAATAG
- the rnz gene encoding ribonuclease Z, with protein sequence MQLHFLGTGAGVPAKERNVSSLAIKQINKKGGIWLFDCGEATQHQILHTSIKPRRIEKIFITHLHGDHIFGLPGLIGSRSFQGGTEPLFVYGPPGIKEYIETSLRISGTHLKYELFIHEITDQSEFEDATYQIKVFKLDHALDSFGYRLMEKDKPGTLMVDKLRETGLPPGPLYNDLKNGKSVEWNGQTLISEDYLEAPKKGMIIAVAGDTRKTPAAVELARDADVLIHEATFGAGHEEMAYQYYHSTAVQAAETAREAGVKELWLTHISSRYTGDTAAQLFSEAREVFSNTNLAHDLLEAEIGK encoded by the coding sequence ATGCAGCTTCATTTTCTTGGAACAGGGGCAGGGGTACCTGCAAAAGAGAGGAACGTATCATCACTTGCCATTAAACAGATCAATAAAAAAGGCGGAATCTGGCTGTTTGACTGCGGGGAAGCAACACAGCATCAGATCTTACATACGTCCATCAAGCCACGCAGAATTGAAAAAATTTTTATCACACATTTACACGGCGACCATATTTTCGGATTGCCGGGATTAATCGGGAGCCGTTCCTTTCAGGGTGGAACAGAACCGCTCTTTGTATACGGACCTCCGGGGATAAAAGAATACATAGAAACATCGCTCAGAATCAGCGGTACGCATTTAAAGTACGAGCTTTTTATCCATGAAATAACGGATCAGTCTGAATTTGAAGATGCAACATATCAGATTAAGGTTTTTAAGCTCGATCATGCACTCGATTCTTTCGGCTACCGTCTCATGGAAAAGGATAAGCCCGGGACGCTGATGGTTGATAAGCTTCGGGAAACCGGACTGCCGCCGGGTCCTTTATATAACGACTTAAAAAACGGCAAATCTGTGGAGTGGAACGGGCAGACGTTGATCAGCGAAGATTATCTGGAGGCACCTAAAAAGGGGATGATTATCGCAGTAGCCGGAGACACTCGTAAAACACCGGCTGCCGTTGAACTTGCCCGGGATGCGGACGTCCTGATTCATGAGGCAACGTTTGGAGCAGGGCATGAGGAGATGGCTTACCAATACTACCACTCCACCGCTGTACAGGCTGCTGAAACAGCCAGAGAAGCAGGAGTGAAAGAGCTTTGGCTGACCCACATCAGCTCCCGTTACACAGGAGATACTGCCGCTCAGTTATTCTCAGAAGCAAGAGAAGTATTCAGCAATACAAATCTCGCTCATGATCTTTTGGAGGCTGAGATTGGTAAGTAG
- the namA gene encoding NADPH dehydrogenase NamA, which yields MTALFSSYQLGNVELKNRIVMAPMCMYSSHNRDGKVENFHKTHYVSRAAGQVGLIMLEATAVTPQGRISNEDLGIWSDEHVEGLKELVSLIQEQGSKTAIQLAHAGRKMMADGDAIAPSAIAFNDKMKTPLEMSQDQIKETIQAFKDGARRSREAGFDVIELHGAHGYLINEFLSPLSNRRTDTYGGSAENRYRFLREMIEAVKEEWNGPLLVRVSASDWTEEGLTPEDYVTFGKWMKEQGVDLIDVSSGAVVPAAIHAYPGYQVPMAETIKHGADIPTGAVGLITSGLQAEEILQNNRADLVFLARELLRDPYWPRTAALELGTEIEAPVQYQRGWNMK from the coding sequence ATGACCGCATTATTTTCTTCGTATCAGTTAGGCAATGTTGAATTAAAAAACCGGATTGTGATGGCACCGATGTGCATGTATTCAAGCCACAACCGTGATGGTAAAGTCGAAAACTTTCATAAAACGCATTACGTTTCAAGAGCAGCAGGACAGGTTGGACTGATTATGCTAGAAGCGACAGCTGTCACCCCACAGGGCAGAATTTCAAATGAAGACCTCGGTATCTGGAGTGATGAGCACGTTGAAGGCTTAAAGGAGCTTGTCAGCCTGATTCAGGAGCAGGGATCAAAAACCGCGATCCAGCTAGCGCACGCCGGCAGAAAAATGATGGCAGATGGAGACGCGATTGCTCCTTCAGCAATTGCCTTTAACGATAAGATGAAAACACCGCTTGAGATGTCGCAGGACCAGATCAAAGAAACGATTCAGGCGTTTAAAGACGGTGCACGACGCTCACGCGAAGCCGGATTTGACGTGATTGAACTTCACGGCGCACACGGCTATTTAATCAATGAGTTTCTGTCTCCCCTTTCAAACAGACGGACAGATACATACGGCGGATCTGCAGAAAACCGTTACCGCTTCCTGCGTGAGATGATTGAAGCAGTCAAAGAGGAATGGAATGGCCCTCTATTAGTGAGAGTGTCAGCAAGTGACTGGACAGAGGAAGGATTAACGCCGGAGGATTACGTGACCTTTGGAAAGTGGATGAAGGAGCAGGGCGTGGATCTGATTGATGTCAGCTCAGGCGCTGTCGTTCCGGCTGCCATTCACGCTTATCCCGGCTACCAGGTGCCGATGGCTGAAACGATTAAACATGGAGCTGATATCCCGACAGGCGCAGTCGGCCTGATTACGAGTGGACTGCAGGCAGAGGAAATTCTGCAAAACAACCGGGCAGATCTCGTTTTCCTTGCCCGCGAGCTGCTGCGTGACCCTTACTGGCCAAGAACAGCAGCACTCGAGCTTGGCACAGAAATTGAAGCACCTGTGCAGTATCAGAGGGGCTGGAATATGAAGTAA
- a CDS encoding glycosyltransferase: protein MLFILLSITAAFWMLVALDTYRGLRELPALESEPPLTSGGKVSVIIAARNEEDTIEKSVLSQLNTTYDPVEWILVNDRSTDRTGEIMENLALKDRRIQVIHISSLPAGWLGKNHALHTGAKRASGDLLLFTDADIQYEPDLLAKAVAYFKRMKLDHLTVSPDLQANSFLLQGFIAFFLFGFSYYKRPWSANRDHSKSGMGIGAFNMISPDAYAKIGGHKAIRSRPDDDLQLGMQIKRKRLRQRMATARKMLRVEWYPSLQEAIKGLEKNAFAGLHYSYLFVFAAMTGVFISQLLPFVALFFAEGSTLLMSWIAIGAIMSVYIPLTARLTNFNGWHALIFPVSVSLFIYAILRAAVLTAVRGGVQWRGTLYPLKELKKRTR, encoded by the coding sequence ATGTTATTCATTCTTCTGTCCATCACCGCCGCCTTCTGGATGCTCGTTGCCCTTGATACGTACAGAGGCCTGCGGGAGCTTCCGGCACTTGAATCTGAACCTCCGCTTACCTCCGGCGGTAAAGTAAGCGTCATTATTGCTGCGCGCAACGAGGAAGACACGATTGAAAAAAGTGTTCTTTCACAGCTGAATACAACATACGATCCGGTGGAATGGATCCTCGTGAATGACAGATCCACTGACCGGACAGGAGAAATCATGGAAAACCTGGCCTTAAAAGACAGACGGATTCAGGTCATTCATATTTCTTCCCTGCCAGCGGGCTGGCTTGGTAAAAATCATGCCCTTCACACCGGGGCTAAAAGAGCCTCAGGTGACCTGCTGTTATTCACTGATGCAGACATCCAGTATGAACCTGACCTGCTGGCAAAAGCGGTTGCTTATTTCAAACGGATGAAGCTTGATCATCTGACGGTCTCACCGGATCTGCAGGCCAACAGCTTTTTATTGCAGGGATTTATCGCCTTTTTCCTGTTTGGGTTTTCTTATTATAAGCGCCCGTGGTCCGCTAACCGTGATCACTCAAAATCAGGGATGGGTATCGGCGCATTCAATATGATTTCGCCGGACGCCTATGCTAAAATCGGCGGCCATAAAGCGATCAGATCCAGACCGGATGATGACCTGCAGCTCGGTATGCAGATCAAACGTAAACGGCTCAGGCAGCGTATGGCGACGGCAAGGAAAATGCTTCGGGTTGAATGGTATCCTTCCCTTCAGGAAGCCATCAAAGGCCTTGAAAAAAATGCATTCGCAGGCCTACATTACAGTTATCTGTTCGTTTTTGCTGCGATGACAGGTGTTTTCATCTCACAGCTCCTGCCATTTGTAGCACTGTTCTTTGCTGAAGGCTCTACTTTACTGATGTCCTGGATTGCCATTGGTGCGATCATGTCCGTCTACATCCCGCTGACTGCGAGGCTGACGAATTTCAATGGCTGGCACGCGTTGATTTTCCCTGTTTCCGTTTCACTGTTTATCTATGCAATTCTGCGGGCAGCTGTTCTGACAGCTGTCAGGGGCGGCGTTCAGTGGAGAGGTACGCTCTATCCATTAAAAGAACTGAAAAAGCGCACGAGATAA
- the proC gene encoding pyrroline-5-carboxylate reductase, with product MKLIFVGAGSMAEAMIKGMKGSPSLKETDLWITNRSDESRLDLLCENYGIKASYDLQTLLAGADVIVLAVKPKDAAEAIEAIKPFYHKEQLLISVLAGLSIEYISRQLGESSIARAMPNTSATIQQSATGLSFNDHVTDKQKITALSLFSAIGSVTLVEEARLDLVTGLSGSGPAYIYYVVEAMEQAAVELGLSQAEAKPFIIQTLKGAAQMLESTNLPAEDLRKAITSEGGTTEAGIAQLDLHQVKAAFKDCIKEATLHSGRLRERFEQTR from the coding sequence ATGAAGCTCATATTCGTAGGAGCAGGATCAATGGCAGAGGCTATGATAAAAGGAATGAAGGGCTCCCCTTCGTTAAAAGAGACAGACTTATGGATTACAAACCGTTCAGATGAGAGCCGCCTGGATCTATTATGTGAAAACTATGGAATTAAAGCGAGCTATGATCTTCAGACACTGCTGGCAGGAGCAGACGTCATTGTCCTTGCAGTAAAGCCGAAAGACGCAGCTGAAGCGATTGAAGCAATCAAACCATTTTATCACAAAGAACAGCTGCTCATTTCCGTATTGGCGGGATTGTCCATTGAGTACATCAGCCGCCAGCTTGGTGAGTCGTCCATCGCCCGGGCAATGCCTAATACATCAGCGACGATTCAGCAGTCTGCTACCGGTTTATCCTTTAATGACCATGTAACGGATAAACAGAAGATCACGGCGCTCTCCCTTTTTTCAGCGATCGGTTCGGTCACGCTTGTGGAAGAAGCCCGGCTTGATCTCGTAACAGGTTTATCCGGCAGTGGACCAGCCTATATTTATTACGTGGTGGAAGCGATGGAACAGGCCGCCGTGGAGCTCGGACTAAGCCAGGCGGAAGCAAAACCCTTTATTATTCAGACGTTAAAGGGAGCAGCCCAGATGCTTGAAAGCACGAATCTCCCGGCAGAAGATTTAAGAAAAGCCATTACAAGTGAAGGCGGAACGACAGAAGCAGGCATTGCCCAGCTCGATCTCCATCAGGTAAAAGCGGCTTTTAAGGATTGCATAAAAGAAGCCACTCTTCACTCAGGGAGGCTGAGAGAACGGTTTGAGCAGACCCGTTAA
- a CDS encoding MBL fold metallo-hydrolase: MPVEPVLHQLTIPTPFAVGDVHIYVLKGDTITLVDTGPRTKEAWESVTAQLSAIGLQPEDIDQVVLTHHHADHAGLTEEFRHAVLYSHQDSDRFLTRTQSFMDMHDFFYREFFKQLGLPESYLVLIDKMKDPLKPMGNRGADAYITEGDTLPGLDGWRVVETHGHSQGHISLVSSKGEMIGGDILLGNISSNPLIEPPFGINTPRPVPQLQYNESLKKIAALNPGRVWAGHGDPVEQPFSLIQERLKKQHERAMLVKSMLEEKETTAFELCQRLFPSLFKKQLGLTLSETMGQLDYLLANGEIKEAGIHHGAIIYRAEGVTEKV; this comes from the coding sequence ATGCCGGTTGAGCCAGTCTTACATCAACTCACCATTCCGACACCTTTTGCGGTCGGGGATGTGCATATATATGTGTTAAAAGGAGATACCATTACACTCGTGGATACAGGCCCGCGTACGAAGGAGGCCTGGGAATCCGTTACAGCCCAACTGTCAGCAATCGGGCTGCAGCCTGAGGATATTGATCAGGTCGTGCTGACTCATCACCACGCTGACCACGCCGGACTGACTGAAGAGTTCCGTCACGCAGTCCTCTACAGCCATCAGGACAGTGACCGTTTTTTAACCCGAACGCAATCCTTTATGGATATGCATGACTTTTTCTACAGGGAATTTTTTAAGCAGCTGGGGCTTCCTGAATCCTATCTCGTTTTAATCGATAAAATGAAGGACCCACTGAAACCGATGGGGAACAGAGGAGCAGACGCTTATATAACAGAAGGAGACACACTGCCGGGGCTAGACGGCTGGCGTGTCGTTGAAACACATGGGCACTCCCAGGGACACATTTCCCTGGTCAGCTCAAAAGGGGAAATGATTGGAGGGGACATTTTACTTGGCAATATATCATCCAATCCGCTCATTGAACCACCATTTGGCATTAATACACCAAGACCGGTTCCGCAGCTGCAGTATAATGAGTCCTTAAAGAAAATCGCTGCGCTCAACCCGGGGCGTGTGTGGGCCGGTCACGGTGATCCTGTAGAACAGCCTTTTTCCCTGATTCAGGAGAGACTCAAAAAACAGCATGAACGTGCGATGCTCGTAAAATCCATGCTTGAAGAAAAAGAAACAACAGCCTTTGAACTGTGTCAAAGACTGTTTCCATCCCTGTTTAAAAAACAGCTCGGATTGACGTTATCCGAAACGATGGGACAGCTCGATTATTTACTGGCCAATGGTGAAATTAAAGAGGCAGGTATCCATCATGGTGCGATCATTTACCGTGCAGAAGGAGTGACAGAAAAAGTATGA
- a CDS encoding SDR family NAD(P)-dependent oxidoreductase produces the protein MTSLKGKKIWITGASGGLGQAIAEVCARRGASLVLIARSEEKLEKTASRCLTIGAGQAAVYPFDLSKTSEVPDFVYRVLEAEGNVDVLVNNAGFGLFETLEKTEEDVIKGMFDVNVLSLILMSRGVLPAMERHGSGHIVNIASQAGKIATPKSTIYAATKHAVLGFSNSLRMETADRGILVTTVNPGPIDTNFFDSAEPSGSYASKVKKWMLSPQKVAEKTVDSFFTGTREINLPGWMNAASRVYALAPGAVERIGKKGFNQK, from the coding sequence ATGACTTCACTGAAAGGGAAAAAGATCTGGATCACAGGTGCATCAGGCGGACTCGGGCAGGCGATTGCAGAAGTGTGCGCCCGCCGCGGAGCCTCACTCGTACTGATCGCGCGTTCTGAGGAAAAACTTGAAAAAACAGCCTCAAGATGCCTGACGATTGGAGCAGGTCAGGCAGCCGTTTATCCTTTTGACCTGTCGAAAACATCAGAGGTGCCGGACTTTGTGTATCGCGTTCTGGAAGCGGAAGGAAACGTTGACGTTCTTGTCAATAATGCAGGCTTCGGACTTTTTGAAACGCTCGAAAAGACGGAGGAGGATGTGATCAAGGGAATGTTTGATGTCAATGTTCTGTCACTTATTTTAATGAGCCGAGGCGTGCTGCCGGCTATGGAAAGACATGGCTCAGGACATATCGTCAACATCGCTTCACAGGCAGGGAAAATTGCCACGCCGAAATCAACCATTTACGCAGCAACCAAACATGCGGTGCTCGGCTTCTCAAACAGTCTCCGGATGGAAACGGCAGACCGCGGCATCTTAGTGACCACTGTCAACCCGGGACCGATCGACACAAACTTTTTCGACTCAGCAGAGCCGAGTGGAAGCTACGCAAGCAAGGTCAAAAAGTGGATGCTGTCTCCGCAGAAAGTCGCTGAAAAAACAGTGGATTCCTTTTTTACAGGGACACGTGAAATCAACCTTCCCGGCTGGATGAATGCAGCCTCACGCGTCTATGCACTGGCCCCCGGAGCGGTTGAACGCATTGGGAAAAAGGGATTTAATCAAAAATAA
- a CDS encoding Y-family DNA polymerase, with protein sequence MFVLVVTQLKRSEENRILCVDMRSFYASCTAVETGQDPLQCRIAIVGDKDQKGSVVLAASPRLKKEFGIRTGSRLHEIPYDASIQLLEPDMGQYLRLSTEITKLFHRYVPKDAIHIYSVDESFLQLDGTDRLWGDAWETARRIADDMMREFGLPCAIGIGPNMLLSKLCLDLEAKKKGIAEWTYADVEKKLWPVKPLSAMWGIGPRLEKRLNRMGIFSVGDLAAYDLERLESVFGVMGNQLYYHAHGIDHSKVGAPILQGQVSYGKSQILLRDYTDYGEICAVILEMCEEVARRARRNRLAARTIHLGVGYSKQAHVASFHRSTSLEKPSAITMELYEACLLILNQHLQPYAVRKISISVTNLVPDHVLQLDLFQPEKEHRHQLGYTMDAIRDRFGSAALLRAISYTPAGTSRRRARLIGGHKSKERNVT encoded by the coding sequence ATGTTCGTGTTGGTGGTGACGCAATTGAAAAGGTCAGAAGAGAATCGGATCCTGTGTGTGGATATGAGAAGTTTTTATGCCAGCTGCACAGCGGTTGAGACCGGACAGGATCCGCTTCAGTGCAGAATTGCCATTGTGGGTGATAAAGATCAGAAGGGCAGTGTGGTGCTCGCAGCATCCCCGCGTTTGAAAAAGGAGTTTGGCATCCGGACCGGTTCGAGACTTCATGAAATTCCTTATGATGCGTCTATTCAGCTGCTTGAGCCTGATATGGGTCAGTATCTGCGCCTTTCAACTGAAATTACGAAGCTGTTTCACCGCTATGTGCCAAAGGATGCGATTCACATTTACAGTGTGGACGAGAGCTTTTTACAGCTTGATGGGACAGACAGACTATGGGGGGATGCATGGGAAACAGCCCGTCGTATTGCGGATGATATGATGAGGGAGTTTGGCCTTCCGTGTGCCATTGGCATTGGTCCCAACATGCTTTTATCAAAGCTTTGTCTGGATCTCGAGGCAAAGAAAAAAGGCATTGCAGAATGGACGTATGCGGATGTGGAGAAAAAACTCTGGCCGGTTAAGCCGCTTTCTGCCATGTGGGGGATCGGTCCGCGTCTGGAAAAAAGGTTGAACCGTATGGGGATTTTTTCGGTAGGGGATCTTGCTGCGTATGATCTTGAGCGGCTGGAGTCTGTGTTTGGCGTGATGGGGAACCAGCTTTACTATCATGCACACGGCATTGACCATTCAAAGGTTGGTGCGCCCATTCTACAGGGGCAGGTCAGCTATGGGAAAAGTCAGATTCTGCTTCGGGATTATACGGATTATGGTGAGATCTGTGCAGTCATTCTAGAAATGTGTGAAGAAGTAGCGAGAAGAGCAAGGAGAAATCGTCTGGCAGCCAGAACCATTCACTTAGGAGTTGGTTACAGTAAACAGGCGCACGTTGCCTCCTTTCACCGGTCCACATCACTTGAAAAGCCGAGCGCGATTACGATGGAGCTTTATGAGGCCTGCCTGCTGATATTAAATCAGCACCTACAGCCTTATGCCGTGAGGAAAATTTCTATTTCCGTGACAAATCTTGTGCCGGATCATGTCCTCCAGCTCGATCTTTTCCAGCCTGAAAAAGAGCACCGGCACCAGCTCGGGTATACGATGGATGCGATCCGTGACCGTTTTGGATCGGCTGCGCTCCTGCGGGCCATTTCCTATACACCGGCCGGTACTTCAAGAAGAAGAGCCCGTCTGATCGGGGGACATAAGTCGAAAGAGAGGAATGTCACGTGA
- a CDS encoding YolD-like family protein: protein MNKDRGTIKWTSMMLPEHVKLLREWAEQDEYVTMPEADEQQKEEWGRLIQEALEADLEVRISYFKHHRIVTAEGLLEKVDDYSQILTINGVQISFHTLVSVSQK from the coding sequence GTGAATAAAGACCGCGGAACCATCAAGTGGACGTCGATGATGTTGCCGGAGCATGTGAAGCTGCTTCGTGAATGGGCGGAGCAGGACGAATACGTTACAATGCCTGAAGCCGATGAACAGCAAAAAGAGGAGTGGGGGCGTCTGATACAGGAAGCACTTGAGGCGGACCTTGAAGTCAGAATTTCATATTTTAAACATCACCGCATTGTGACGGCAGAAGGACTGCTTGAAAAAGTGGATGACTATTCGCAGATCCTCACGATCAACGGTGTTCAAATCTCTTTTCATACGCTTGTCTCTGTTTCTCAAAAATAA